A stretch of DNA from Planctomycetaceae bacterium:
ACCATTTGTTCGCGAATTCCCTTTTCAACGGCAGGGATGAACTGATTCGGAACGGATCCACCCGACACGCGATCGATGAACACAAAGTGCAACTGCTCATCGTGGTTGTACGTCCGAAGATGCGGGAATCGATCCTTGTTGATGTATTCGTCCAGACTGACTCCGTGAGGAAAGGCGGACAGTTTCAGATGCACTTCGGCGAACTGGCCGGAACCTCCGGACTGCTTCTTGTGCCGAAAGCTGCCTTCGGCTTCGCCGGTGATCGTTTCCCGGTACGGAATCCGCGGTTCGTGCGTGATGATGTCCACTTTTTCGCGGTCGTGCAGACGTTTTTCGATCAGCTTCAGATGCAGATCACTCATGCCTTCCATCAGCAGTTCATGCGTCTGTTCTTCGTGATGCACATGAAACGACGGATCTTCTTCTTCAATCTTGTGCAGTGCCAGTGAGATCTTTGTCTGGTCCGCCTGACTCTTCGGTTCCACGGCCAGCGAAATCATGGGACGCGGAAAAGCGATCGGCGGCATTTTGATCCTGTCAGAACCGTCGCTGAGCGTGTTGCCGGTATGGAAGTCATCAATCTTGGTGACCGCGACAATGTTGCCGGCAATGGCTTCGTCGACCTGATCATATTCGCCGCCCTGAAAATCCAGCAGTTGGTGAACTTTGACGGCGCCGTTCTGACCAACGACATGCACCTGGGAATCCCGTTTCAGTGTCCCCGAATAGATGCGGATGTAGCTGACCTTGGACAGGTACGGGTCGATTCGCGTCTTTACGACCTGGGCAACCAGCGGACCGTTTGCGTCGGGGTCAACGGCCTGGTCTTCGCCGTCGACAGTCACGTGCCGCTGAAGCTGTTTCGGGGAAGGAGCGTACGCGGCAATGCCGTCCATCAGTTCTTTGACACCGACGTCCATTTTCACCGACGTAAAGAACACGGGAATCAGAGTTCCTGCGACAACGGCTTTCACGATCGCGGCGTCGATTTCGTCAGGGGAGATCGCAGCTTCTTCCAGATACCGCATCATCAGATCTTCGTCCGCTTCGACGGCCGCGTCGATGACTCGCTGGTTGGCTGCGGCGACGTCCAGCGTGACTCCGTCCGGAATGGATTCCGGCGGACGGACCGTGCTGACGACACCGCTGAGACTCGCTCCGATGCCGACCGGAACGTTCATCAGAGCACACGCGGCTCCGAACTGCTGCTGAATGGAGTCCACCAGCGCCGGCAGGTCGATGTCTTCTTCGTCGCACTTGTTCACGATGATAAACCGGCCGAGTCCGCGGTTGCCGGCGTGCTGAAATGCGCGTCGGCAATTGACTTCAATCCCGGCACGCGCGTTGATCGTGACCAGTGCCGTCTCCGCGGCTCGCAGTGCGCCGATGGCATGACCGATGAAATCCGGCATCCCGGGTGCGTCCAGAAGATTGATTCTGGCGTTGGCGTGTTCGAAGTGGCAGATGTGCGATGTGACGGAATGGTGCCGGTCCTTTTCGTCGTCATCCACGTCCAGATTGCTGGTACCATCGTCCGGCGATCCGACCTTCTTCTTCTCACCCGACTCGAAGAGCATCAGGTCCGCCAGCGACGTTTTTCCGACGCTGCCGTGACCAACCAGCACAACGTTTCGCAGTTCCGAGACGGGATGTTTGGGCATGAAAAACTCTCCTGCGTGATCAGATTCTGTTCAGGGAATTGAAGGCAGTCTCGCCGCGGGAGAATTTAATCAATCGGCAGAAAAAACTCGAACAAGGACTCAGCGCGGGCACGACGTGCGCCACGGTCCTGGGCGCGGTGTTGCCCCTCGGCGGACTCACGCTCATGGGGACCATGAACCCGGCGGGCCGCACGACGTCAGTCCGCAATCCGCATGGACGTCCGCGGTCCGCACGGACGGATGCAAGCTGCGCGGTCGGGCCGGGCGAAAGCTCAAATTCGTTCCAGACCTTTGTGCCTTCGTGCCTCCGTGTGAGCCCACGTCGCGCTGCTCGCCGGAGCAGGCGACGCGAAAAACGCTCGGCAAATTCACGACCGTCCGAATTCCCGCGCCCACTCGCTTCGGAACCCGGAGCACAGCCGATACAATCTCCCACCGCACTCGCCGGACGTTGGTGAATTCCGACGTCCGGTTTCTTTTTGTGATCCGGTTTTTCCAGTGATTCAGCAGCGCGTTCCGCGTGTCGATTGAGAGTATCCCGTGCCGGCAACTTCAGTAATCGGGTTGCAGTGGGGCGACGAAGCCAAGGGCAAAGTCGTCGACCTGCTGACCGAAAAACATGACATCGTGATCCGTTACCAGGGCGGCAACAACGCCGGCCATACGGTCAAATTCGGCGGCCGGACCTACAAGCTCAGCCTGTTGCCCACCGGAATTCTGCAAAGCCACGTCAAATCCGTGATCGCGCCGGGTGTCGTTATCGATCCGAAAGCCGTGCTTCGCGAGCTGGATGGTCTGGAGCAGGGCGGGACGAAGTTTTCTGATCGCCTGATGATCAGCGACCGAGCTCACATCATCTGTCCGTGGCATCTGCTGGAAGAAGCGGCCTTTGAGATCTCCCGCGGCGCTGCGGCAATCGGTACCACCATGCGCGGAATTGGAACCTGCTACCGCGAAAAGGTCGGGCGATTCCATGCGATCCGGATGGGAGACCTGGTCTGCCGGGATTCCTTTGCGGAAAAGGTTCGCGAAATCGTCCCATTCAAGCAGAAGCTGCTGAACGCGCTGAACCCGGACAGCGAGCAGATGGACGTTGATCGGATCATCGAAGAATACTCCGCCTGCGCGGATCGACTGCGGCCGATGGTGAGCGACACTACAGCGTATCTGCTGGATTCGCTGGAATCCGGCAGGCGACTGCTGTTCGAGGGTGCTCAGGGAAGTCTGCTGGATGTCGATCACGGCACGTTTCCGTATGTAACGTCGTCCAACAGTTCCGGCTGCGGCATTCACAGCGGAAGCGGCATTCCGGAGCGGGAAATCAGCAGCATGATCGGCGTTGCCAAGGCCTACACCACGCGCGTCGGGGGCGGACCGTTTCCCACGGAGCTTGACAACGAAATCGGTCAAAGAATCCGGGATGCCGGCAACGAATACGGCACTGTGACGGGAAGGCCCCGACGCTGCGGCTGGCTGGACACCGTGGCGACTCGGTACAGCGCTCGAATCAGCGGCGTTGACAGCATTGCCATCGCGCTGCTGGACGTGCTTAGCGGGTTCGACGAACTGCACATCTGCGAAGCGTACGACATTCGCGGAACGGTGACGCGAAACATGCCGTCCCGCTGCGAAGATCTGGCCGTCGCCAGGCCCGTTCTGCGGCGGATTGAGGGCTGGTCGGAAGACATCACAGCAGTCCGCCGGTTCGAAGATCTGCCGTCGGCAGCGCAACGTTACGTACAGACCGCCGGTGAATTGATCGGCCGCAGAGTCTCGCTGGTTTCCGTCGGACCGGATCGCGAGCAGACGATCCACCTTGCCTGACGAACGGCACAGTTGCGGAGGCCGTGCGTGTTCACCGGCCGGGCACGCGTTCGTGCACTTCACCGGCCCGCGAGCGCCGGGTCGTCCCAGTACCGCAGCTGCAGTGGAGCGGCCGCAATACCGCGAAAGTCTTCACTGCGGCACTGCGTGAAATCCCTCCGCGGTACGAAAAACCCGCCGGGAACCTTCCCTACGAATGGGGCGTTGAAGCGGTTTCCTGGGTTTTCTGCTGCTGACCTGGTGGAATTGCTCCCGAAGAAAACTCCTGGTGGGAAAACCACACGGAGCAATATCCGCCTGCATCGATGAACACGTCTATCCAACAGATTCGCAGCAAGGGACACGACGCCATGGTTTTTAGTGCCAACAACAGCCCGACAAATGAACCTGATCCAGGCTTCAATTCGGGAACGAGCGGCCAGAGGGACTTTTCTGAATATCTGCCACAGGAGATCGGCGACTATGTTCGCCGGGTTGAATCGTTTCTGAACCAGTGCAGTCACGCTGTTTCCATCTTCCGGACCGACGCGCAGGTGATCTTTCGAAATCGGGCAGCGATCCGGCTGACTCAGGCGGAAGAATTGTCTCCGGCGGGCAACGCCTGGGAAACCGTCGGCAAGTACGCCGAACGTGTTGTGGCCGACGCGCTGCGGAATCATTCAGCGGAGTTCTCCGTCGTGTTTCCGATTCAGCAGCGCTGCTTCTGCATCTCCGGCAGTCTCGTGCGGAACGAATCGGATCGCATCATTGGAGCCATCGCGAACTTTTCGGAAGTGCATTCCGTTCCGCAGCTCCCGTCCGCATCGCCCAGCCCCTGCGGCGCGAATTCGACGGCCGCCGCTAAAGCGCAGTACGCGGAAAACGGCGATCCGTCTCTGGCCGACGAATCGCAGTTTCAGAGATGGCTGAACCGCCGAGCGGACGCGCGTCGCCGGATGCAAAAGTTGTCTCGCCGGGAAACTCAGGTGGCCAACATGGTTTCGCTGGGCAAGGCGAACAAGATCATCGCCCGCGAACTGGATATCAGCGTCAAGACGATTGAAAAACACCGAGCCAATGCTGTGCGAAAACTGGGTGTTTCCAGCACTCCGGAAATGGTCCGGATCGCGGTGATTGCTGAGGACAACCTGGAGGACCCGATCGGTTCGCCGGCACAGCTACCCAAACCGACGCCGACTTCGTTCGGCGGCGCCGCATTCAGTCCGCAGCAGAATTAGGAGTCTGCCAGGGACGATTTGCCGAACGCAGACGCGCGACCAGCGCGAGAGCATCGAAGGCAGGCCGGATCACAGGATTCGGGCTGCCTTTTTGCATGCGCAGCGGTACGGCAGCCTCGAACACTTGCGGCCCGACCGCTATAGTCCCGCTGCAATTGCACAGTCACTTCCGCGATTGACGGGACCACGCATGAAAATTCACGAGTATCAGGCCAAGCAGTTGTTCAAAGCCGCCGGCGTCGCCGTGCCGAAGGGAATCGTCGCGAAATCCCCCGACGAAGTCGCTGACGCCTTCAGAGAACTCGGCGGCGAACTGGCAGTCGTGAAGTCTCAGATTCACGCGGGTGGCCGCGGGAAGGGCCGATTCAAAGAACACCCGGATCAGCCGGGTGTCGTGCTGGCACGCTCCGCCGACGAAGCTCGCGAAAACGCCAAACGCATGCTTGGCAGCACACTCGTCACCATTCAAACCGGTGAAGAAGGCAAGCAGGTCAACACACTGTTTGTCGAACAGGGACTGAAGATCGCTCGCGAACTGTACCTGGGTATCGTCGTCGACCGCGAAATCGGCGGCCCGGTTCTGATTATGTCGTCGGAAGGCGGCATGGAAATCGAAAAGGTCGCCCACGAACACCCGGAGAAGATTCTTTCCGAACCATTCGACGCGGCCGTCGGACTGTTTCCGTATCAGGCTCGCAAACTGGCATACGCTCTCGGCTTCGACAAAGCCGCTGTTCGCAGTGCTGAGAAATTTCTGCCGAAGCTGTGCCGGTTCTTCGTCGACAACGACTGCAGCATGACGGAAATCAATCCGCTGGTCCTGACCGACGACAGCCAGCTGCTGGCACTCGACGCGAAGGTCAGCTTCGACGACAACGCACTGTTTCGACATCAGGACATCGCCGGTCTGCGTGACCTCAGCGAAGAAGACGCCTCCGAAGTTCGCGCCGCCGACGCGGGGCTAAGCTACGTCAATCTGGACGGCAACATCGGCTGTCTGGTCAACGGGGCGGGGCTGGCCATGAGCACCATGGACCTGATCAAACTGCACGGCGGCGAACCGGCCAACTTTCTGGATGTCGGCGGCGGAGCCAACGTCGACCAGGTGACCGAAGCCTTTCGCATCATTCTGTCGGACAGCAACGTCAAGGCTGTGCTGGTCAACATCTTCGGCGGCATCATGCGATGCGACGTGATTGTTGAGGCGCTGCTGGAAGCTTACGAAAAGGTCGGCTTTACAGTGCCACTGGTCGTTCGCCTGGAAGGAACGAACGTCGAGAAAGCCCGCGAGATGCTGGCCGCCAGCGGCCGTGACATAATCGCCGCGAGCGATCTGACCGACGCCGCAAAGAAGGTCGTCGCCTCGCTGAGTGCCTGAATCGCAAACTGAACACCGAAAACTGAAAACTCCCGAATGAGCATCCTCGTTACCAAAGAAACCCGAGTCATCTGTCAGGGTATCACGGGCAACTCCGGCCTGTTCCACAGTCAGAAGTGCCGGGAATACGCCGCTGAATGTCAGCCAGGTGTGGACGTTTTTGTCGGCGGTGTTACTCCCGGCAAGGGCGGCACCGAGATCGACGGGTTCCCCGTTTTCGATTCGGTGACAGAAGCTCGCGAAAAGACCGGAGCCAACACGTCCATGGTCTTCGTGCCGCCTCCGTTTTGTGCGGACGCGATTCTGGAAGCCGCCGACGCCGGGATCGAACTGATTATCGCCATCACCGAAGGCATTCCGGTGATGGACATGATCAAAGTAAAGCGGGTCCTGGAACA
This window harbors:
- a CDS encoding elongation factor G, with protein sequence MPKHPVSELRNVVLVGHGSVGKTSLADLMLFESGEKKKVGSPDDGTSNLDVDDDEKDRHHSVTSHICHFEHANARINLLDAPGMPDFIGHAIGALRAAETALVTINARAGIEVNCRRAFQHAGNRGLGRFIIVNKCDEEDIDLPALVDSIQQQFGAACALMNVPVGIGASLSGVVSTVRPPESIPDGVTLDVAAANQRVIDAAVEADEDLMMRYLEEAAISPDEIDAAIVKAVVAGTLIPVFFTSVKMDVGVKELMDGIAAYAPSPKQLQRHVTVDGEDQAVDPDANGPLVAQVVKTRIDPYLSKVSYIRIYSGTLKRDSQVHVVGQNGAVKVHQLLDFQGGEYDQVDEAIAGNIVAVTKIDDFHTGNTLSDGSDRIKMPPIAFPRPMISLAVEPKSQADQTKISLALHKIEEEDPSFHVHHEEQTHELLMEGMSDLHLKLIEKRLHDREKVDIITHEPRIPYRETITGEAEGSFRHKKQSGGSGQFAEVHLKLSAFPHGVSLDEYINKDRFPHLRTYNHDEQLHFVFIDRVSGGSVPNQFIPAVEKGIREQMVRGVIAGYQVQDVVVELFFGKDHPVDSNETAFKIAGAHCFKELFEKARPSLLEPIAALEVTVPNAHIGDITKDLNTRRGRMEGVDEIPGGFSVIHAKVPLANVKTYARTISSLTGGQGSFTMEFSSYELLPPNEQQQVIEEAKRHAAG
- a CDS encoding adenylosuccinate synthase, producing the protein MPATSVIGLQWGDEAKGKVVDLLTEKHDIVIRYQGGNNAGHTVKFGGRTYKLSLLPTGILQSHVKSVIAPGVVIDPKAVLRELDGLEQGGTKFSDRLMISDRAHIICPWHLLEEAAFEISRGAAAIGTTMRGIGTCYREKVGRFHAIRMGDLVCRDSFAEKVREIVPFKQKLLNALNPDSEQMDVDRIIEEYSACADRLRPMVSDTTAYLLDSLESGRRLLFEGAQGSLLDVDHGTFPYVTSSNSSGCGIHSGSGIPEREISSMIGVAKAYTTRVGGGPFPTELDNEIGQRIRDAGNEYGTVTGRPRRCGWLDTVATRYSARISGVDSIAIALLDVLSGFDELHICEAYDIRGTVTRNMPSRCEDLAVARPVLRRIEGWSEDITAVRRFEDLPSAAQRYVQTAGELIGRRVSLVSVGPDREQTIHLA
- a CDS encoding LuxR C-terminal-related transcriptional regulator translates to MNTSIQQIRSKGHDAMVFSANNSPTNEPDPGFNSGTSGQRDFSEYLPQEIGDYVRRVESFLNQCSHAVSIFRTDAQVIFRNRAAIRLTQAEELSPAGNAWETVGKYAERVVADALRNHSAEFSVVFPIQQRCFCISGSLVRNESDRIIGAIANFSEVHSVPQLPSASPSPCGANSTAAAKAQYAENGDPSLADESQFQRWLNRRADARRRMQKLSRRETQVANMVSLGKANKIIARELDISVKTIEKHRANAVRKLGVSSTPEMVRIAVIAEDNLEDPIGSPAQLPKPTPTSFGGAAFSPQQN
- the sucC gene encoding ADP-forming succinate--CoA ligase subunit beta, with translation MKIHEYQAKQLFKAAGVAVPKGIVAKSPDEVADAFRELGGELAVVKSQIHAGGRGKGRFKEHPDQPGVVLARSADEARENAKRMLGSTLVTIQTGEEGKQVNTLFVEQGLKIARELYLGIVVDREIGGPVLIMSSEGGMEIEKVAHEHPEKILSEPFDAAVGLFPYQARKLAYALGFDKAAVRSAEKFLPKLCRFFVDNDCSMTEINPLVLTDDSQLLALDAKVSFDDNALFRHQDIAGLRDLSEEDASEVRAADAGLSYVNLDGNIGCLVNGAGLAMSTMDLIKLHGGEPANFLDVGGGANVDQVTEAFRIILSDSNVKAVLVNIFGGIMRCDVIVEALLEAYEKVGFTVPLVVRLEGTNVEKAREMLAASGRDIIAASDLTDAAKKVVASLSA